One stretch of Bacteroidota bacterium DNA includes these proteins:
- the porU gene encoding type IX secretion system sortase PorU has translation MAKKLFFIVVLFSAIALGQGNSLYTDVTIQSSDEKGITLEFRPHYFGDINIVEEGITYKIPQFKFRHSSSQRDAGKEEIGTRVLSIALPSYQGNIVSIVASDIETIHSYSLAPVPNIEAIDNLGTIKNRYKAAYISHQNFYPAQIVELKNIGMVKGILTGDIVIAPYQFQSSSKTLKRYSRIVVRVDFGARNIAFDRSANDEWAKASLLNYSVAKSWSMKEGLKKISSVNSLLSSGTWYKMEVVDAGMYKISASYLKAIGIEPSSLSSIYDIKIFGGNGRRIPEDLGTTRPADLPQIAVEYVDKNSNLKFDAEDYILFYGQGTTGWEYNPVQKQLHHYVNPYTFSNYYFLSIGANTTSRQLQNISVSSATSGSVNQALGKVFVDEEKFNFLFSGQQWFSPPMNANESRVISNKLTGRIAGTPVSYKYTLYSRSNANAQFILEESGSPIASEFIAGKSDFELNYPIATYSNTSGEREVTIVPVLSDDRSNIKMTYSVTSTVAFGFIDWLEIFYRQRLTASNDMLLFSSPDTNGTIEFSVTGFSTNSLTVYDVSDVNNVRKINHSADQILGSILFKDTLKTGTIRTYWAGTEAKYLSPKSVVKIANSNLHGFNGAEFIIVSHNDFKSEAVRLKNHKENLPGSKKLSTVVVDVDTIYNEFGIGMPDPTAIRDFIRYAFYNWSIKPKYVLFFGDASFDFRSVLQNDRSFVPTYQTAESNDKIYSLSNEDYFSYLDGSAPGHVSIAHGRLTPRSADDARLIVDKIIKYELSAPKGVWKNVITIVADDKWASDNQDETLHTFDAESLADVYTPKDFEIHRIYMEEYPVVYTSSGRRKPDVRKEMLDQVNDGSLILNFIGHGNPKVWAHESILTLDDVRNQFQNQDKLTFIVAATCDWGRFEEAGESSSAEEVMFNKKGGAIGVLSATRAVFSTANAETNQYFYGFLFAQKPVMRLGDAYLLTKNVLNDVGNKQKYFLMGDPTLQLAVPTDKIFIDSLQTSSSAVADTMHALEKITIKATVRDTANAIVSNYTGSALLTVFDADRTKTISTIAGLEYHENGGIMYKGESSVKNGVMRATFIVPKDIVYANKKGRISIYFSNTASDGRGYTSNFIVGGASSSVQPDSLGPDISIFFDNKNFRSGDVVTENPTLIVSLTDSSGINSSTNSIGHRMEAWIDGNAKSVDLTEFYKGTIDSYQKGTAEYTMSGLSVGNHSINIRAWDVHNNSSSAESYFTVASSSGLSIQQLYNFPNPVSTRTAFTFQHNQLLPIDVAINIYTVSGRLIHKIERFGISERFVKIDWNRIDTDGDEVGNGIYFYKVIAKTVDGRFTSEAIGKMAIVR, from the coding sequence ATGGCTAAAAAATTATTTTTTATTGTTGTTTTATTCAGCGCCATTGCCTTAGGTCAAGGGAATTCTCTGTATACAGATGTCACAATACAGTCATCGGATGAAAAAGGTATCACGTTAGAATTCCGGCCGCACTATTTTGGAGATATCAATATTGTTGAAGAGGGAATTACCTATAAAATTCCGCAATTCAAATTTCGCCATTCTTCTTCACAACGCGATGCCGGCAAAGAAGAAATTGGTACAAGGGTGCTGTCGATCGCACTTCCATCATATCAAGGGAATATCGTTTCCATTGTTGCATCCGATATTGAAACAATACACTCGTACTCCCTTGCCCCGGTCCCGAATATCGAGGCGATTGATAATTTAGGAACAATAAAAAATCGATATAAAGCAGCATACATCTCACATCAGAATTTTTACCCGGCTCAAATTGTGGAATTGAAAAATATTGGCATGGTAAAGGGAATCTTGACTGGCGATATTGTTATTGCACCATATCAATTTCAATCTTCGTCCAAGACACTTAAGCGTTATTCCCGAATCGTTGTTCGTGTTGATTTTGGCGCAAGAAATATTGCCTTCGATCGATCCGCAAATGATGAATGGGCAAAAGCATCGTTGCTGAATTACTCTGTGGCAAAAAGTTGGAGTATGAAGGAAGGGCTTAAAAAAATATCCTCGGTAAATTCTCTCCTTTCATCTGGTACGTGGTACAAAATGGAAGTTGTTGATGCAGGGATGTATAAGATTAGTGCATCGTACCTGAAAGCGATTGGAATAGAACCTAGTTCGCTTTCTTCCATTTATGATATCAAAATCTTTGGTGGGAACGGTAGGCGTATTCCGGAAGATCTTGGAACGACTCGTCCTGCGGATCTTCCGCAAATTGCCGTTGAGTATGTAGATAAAAACTCAAACTTAAAATTCGATGCTGAAGATTATATTCTTTTCTATGGCCAAGGTACAACAGGATGGGAATATAATCCGGTGCAAAAACAGCTCCACCATTATGTGAATCCATATACATTCAGTAATTATTATTTCCTCAGTATCGGCGCGAACACGACATCACGACAGCTACAAAATATTTCGGTATCTTCGGCAACGAGTGGTTCGGTGAATCAAGCCTTGGGTAAAGTATTTGTGGATGAAGAGAAGTTTAACTTTCTTTTTTCCGGACAACAATGGTTTAGTCCACCGATGAATGCAAACGAATCCAGAGTGATCAGTAATAAATTGACCGGAAGAATTGCCGGAACCCCTGTCTCTTACAAGTATACGTTGTATTCTCGATCAAACGCCAATGCACAATTCATTCTTGAAGAATCCGGCTCACCAATCGCGTCGGAATTCATTGCCGGTAAAAGCGATTTTGAACTCAATTATCCGATAGCGACATATTCCAATACGAGCGGAGAGCGGGAAGTAACCATTGTTCCAGTGTTATCTGATGATCGGAGCAATATAAAAATGACATACTCGGTCACCAGCACTGTTGCGTTTGGTTTTATCGATTGGTTGGAAATTTTTTATCGACAACGATTGACTGCCTCCAACGACATGCTACTGTTCTCGTCACCGGACACGAATGGAACGATTGAATTTTCTGTAACAGGATTTTCTACAAATTCACTTACTGTCTATGATGTTTCGGATGTGAATAATGTCAGAAAGATCAATCATTCTGCCGATCAAATACTTGGATCGATACTCTTTAAGGATACGTTGAAAACGGGAACGATCCGTACATACTGGGCGGGAACTGAAGCAAAATATCTCTCTCCAAAATCAGTGGTAAAGATTGCCAATTCAAATTTGCACGGATTCAATGGTGCTGAGTTTATTATTGTTTCGCATAATGATTTCAAGAGTGAAGCGGTTCGATTGAAAAACCATAAAGAGAATCTGCCTGGCTCTAAAAAGCTTTCAACAGTTGTCGTGGATGTTGATACCATCTATAATGAATTTGGTATTGGTATGCCTGACCCAACAGCGATCCGGGATTTTATCCGGTATGCATTTTACAATTGGAGCATTAAGCCGAAATATGTTCTGTTTTTTGGGGACGCGAGTTTTGACTTTCGATCTGTACTTCAAAATGACCGATCGTTTGTCCCCACATATCAAACCGCGGAATCGAACGACAAGATTTATTCGTTAAGCAATGAAGATTATTTCTCCTATCTCGATGGCAGCGCACCAGGTCATGTCTCAATAGCCCATGGTCGTTTGACACCTCGTTCTGCCGATGATGCTCGATTGATTGTTGATAAAATCATCAAGTATGAATTATCTGCACCCAAAGGAGTTTGGAAAAATGTCATTACGATTGTTGCAGACGATAAGTGGGCTAGTGATAATCAAGACGAAACGCTTCATACATTCGATGCCGAAAGTCTTGCTGACGTTTACACACCGAAAGATTTTGAAATACATCGAATCTATATGGAAGAATATCCTGTCGTGTATACTTCATCAGGAAGAAGGAAGCCAGATGTACGGAAAGAAATGCTGGATCAGGTGAATGACGGCTCGTTAATTCTTAATTTTATTGGGCACGGCAATCCTAAAGTGTGGGCACACGAAAGTATTTTAACGTTGGACGATGTTCGCAATCAATTCCAAAACCAAGATAAATTGACGTTCATTGTAGCCGCAACGTGTGATTGGGGACGTTTCGAAGAAGCGGGTGAGTCAAGCTCTGCAGAAGAAGTTATGTTTAATAAAAAGGGAGGAGCAATAGGAGTGTTAAGTGCAACGCGGGCTGTATTCTCCACCGCCAATGCAGAAACGAATCAATATTTCTACGGTTTTTTATTTGCTCAAAAACCGGTGATGCGTCTTGGTGATGCTTATCTGTTGACAAAGAATGTTCTTAATGATGTTGGAAATAAGCAGAAATATTTTTTAATGGGAGATCCGACGCTTCAGTTAGCAGTCCCAACCGATAAAATTTTTATTGATTCATTGCAAACATCTTCCTCAGCGGTTGCGGATACTATGCATGCGTTGGAAAAGATTACGATCAAAGCGACAGTGCGTGATACTGCGAATGCTATCGTCTCAAACTATACTGGAAGTGCTTTACTCACGGTGTTTGATGCTGACAGGACGAAGACTATTTCTACCATTGCAGGGTTGGAGTATCACGAAAACGGCGGGATTATGTATAAAGGAGAAAGTTCTGTCAAGAATGGTGTCATGCGTGCCACGTTCATTGTTCCAAAAGATATTGTTTATGCCAACAAGAAAGGCCGCATCTCGATCTATTTTTCAAATACTGCATCCGACGGAAGAGGATATACGAGCAATTTCATTGTGGGTGGAGCAAGCAGCTCTGTGCAACCTGATTCGCTCGGTCCAGATATTTCTATTTTCTTTGACAATAAAAATTTCAGATCAGGTGATGTTGTCACGGAGAATCCGACATTGATTGTTAGTTTAACCGACAGCAGTGGAATCAATTCATCTACAAACAGTATTGGCCATCGGATGGAAGCCTGGATAGATGGAAATGCAAAGAGCGTTGATCTGACGGAATTCTACAAAGGAACAATTGATAGTTATCAGAAGGGTACGGCGGAGTATACTATGAGCGGACTCTCAGTCGGGAACCATTCCATTAACATACGAGCGTGGGATGTTCATAATAATTCTTCTTCGGCAGAATCATATTTCACCGTGGCATCGAGTAGTGGCCTATCCATTCAACAATTATATAATTTCCCAAATCCAGTTTCGACGAGAACGGCATTTACATTTCAACACAATCAGTTATTACCGATTGATGTGGCAATCAACATCTATACTGTTTCCGGACGGTTGATACATAAAATAGAGCGTTTTGGTATTTCCGAACGGTTTGTCAAGATTGATTGGAACAGGATTGATACTGACGGCGATGAAGTAGGAAATGGAATTTATTTCTATAAGGTGATTGCGAAGACTGTTGATGGTCGGTTCACCAGTGAAGCAATTGGGAAAATGGCGATTGTTCGGTGA
- the porV gene encoding type IX secretion system outer membrane channel protein PorV, producing MKKVFSAVGAVLFFVNISQTVFAQAGSTAVPFLMISPNSRASGMGEAGTGIADDAASIHWNPAGLAFQKGGEVSITHSNWLPQFNLSDLFYDYFNIKQEMPEYGGTFGASITYLNLGEFVVTTEKGPDAVDKFKGFEFAVTAGYGAQVTDDFGLGINLRYINSSLSPIGTAQEKGSGIANDFSFDIGFLYRPKSLIIPFIEEDLGNLFSVGMNVTNLGPKVTYIDAAQADPLPTQLRLGFGITPMKDEFNSLTLAVDFAKLLVYREPNGASHELPKSIITSFTNNSFDANLKYINTSVGLEYWYDKKVALRMGYFFEDPLNGNRNFMTFGAGLRYDIYGFDFSYISSKEENHPLSETLRFTLLILWNEML from the coding sequence ATGAAAAAGGTGTTCAGTGCAGTTGGAGCAGTACTATTTTTTGTTAATATCTCGCAAACGGTGTTTGCACAGGCCGGTTCTACGGCTGTTCCGTTCTTAATGATCTCGCCGAATTCACGCGCCAGCGGAATGGGTGAGGCAGGAACGGGAATTGCAGACGACGCGGCATCCATCCATTGGAATCCAGCTGGTCTTGCATTTCAAAAAGGGGGAGAAGTAAGTATCACGCACTCAAACTGGCTCCCGCAATTTAACTTGTCCGATCTGTTCTATGATTATTTCAATATTAAGCAGGAGATGCCGGAATACGGCGGAACATTTGGCGCAAGTATCACGTACCTTAATCTTGGAGAATTTGTTGTTACAACGGAAAAAGGCCCGGATGCTGTTGATAAATTTAAAGGATTTGAATTTGCTGTTACCGCTGGCTATGGAGCGCAGGTAACGGACGATTTTGGATTAGGAATCAATCTTCGATATATCAATTCCAGTCTATCTCCAATCGGAACGGCGCAGGAAAAAGGTTCCGGTATCGCGAACGATTTTAGTTTTGATATCGGTTTTTTATACCGTCCGAAATCTCTAATCATTCCGTTCATCGAAGAAGATCTTGGGAATCTCTTTAGTGTGGGAATGAACGTTACCAATCTCGGCCCCAAAGTGACGTATATTGATGCAGCGCAAGCAGATCCTCTTCCGACGCAATTACGTTTAGGCTTCGGTATAACTCCGATGAAAGATGAATTCAATAGCTTGACTCTTGCCGTTGATTTTGCAAAACTTCTCGTTTATCGCGAACCGAATGGTGCATCTCATGAACTTCCGAAATCCATCATCACATCGTTCACGAACAATTCTTTTGATGCAAATTTGAAATACATTAATACTTCGGTCGGACTGGAATACTGGTATGATAAAAAAGTTGCGCTTCGTATGGGATATTTCTTTGAAGATCCCTTGAACGGAAATCGCAACTTTATGACATTTGGTGCCGGTTTGCGTTATGATATTTATGGATTTGATTTCAGCTATATCTCCTCCAAAGAAGAAAATCATCCTCTGTCCGAGACTCTTCGTTTTACACTTCTCATTTTGTGGAACGAAATGTTGTAA
- a CDS encoding T9SS type A sorting domain-containing protein, whose product MKNKILLVTLLFLHTLFSQKLSHPLRAENSSYQVSSIVTFPDTLNVLSIQVQFQSDNDSRTSGNGQFDLTLSDERIIDAPPHDSAYFANHGLFAQNYFAKASNGKQHVRITVLSKVITLKKVMKDYAPVSGNLPLANLIDEAWKGADSLYPGFPFQQYELFTIFHAGVGKDIDLRAALGYDPTPLDLPSLYFNLNSLKSLFGNSYQGVILNNSSFKIPNSIILPETEVRRIPSVGSEFVLKLGINGLFVASIGSHLGLPDLFDTKSGKSGIGRFGLMDGQSIFSFSGIAPPEPSAWEKSYLGWTTPIEVLGNKSLNVPAVGLYSFGNDTIYKIPISAKEYYLVENRQRDAKNDGQTLTMQWKGQTILKTFTKDEIFFSNSNIDSAYGVVIDVDELDWSAPGLINANNSYKGGILVWHIDETIIEKNLIPNSINADPAKRGIDLEEADGSQDIGQTYDFGDPASGSEDGSPIDYWFSGNIFPNYKNEFSENTNPNSLSNTFAKSHVTLKNFSAQASRMTFEANVGSADVKLVKVIQRNNLKLNNNDAPTAADLNGDGKQELIYSSGDSLYVLNADLTPYLSNSTGLFSTFGGRFQPTFTKRFAATGAKSDSVLVGIKDSVIIIFSEKDQDNNGLADIRKTISVGNMITSPLFTPDNNGSALTQSAFVGDEKGNVVSISQTNDSTYSVQKINYGTQPVRFLGVDYFSNYFAVTGDKVISNNSKTWDFSYTKILSMGTWYETSNDQSLDGFYAAVVTENNNVSILSYKSGAIKTFKSPDKVTGSYAIADIDGDNSVDVLIGTDKGLSAYSRTGILIEYFPIAALDKSSIFGSPTVLNLEFPKRRIILFSSSNGQIYAYQYPNKVVKGFPIQTGGSVSSPFFYHTTQNQSTTITRIAAASTDTSLSLFELSVDLNEAYPVWSGPYGNVFHTNYLSTDVSEVKKSAELLPKKFAYNWPNPVYSGSTNIRYYLGKSATVKITIVNLAGELVQELQGTNYVGLDNEVPWNISSVQSGIYFAQITATGSGEEASQIVKIAVVK is encoded by the coding sequence ATGAAAAATAAAATTCTTCTCGTTACTCTCCTTTTTTTGCACACACTTTTTTCGCAAAAGCTTTCTCATCCATTACGTGCTGAAAATAGTTCTTATCAGGTTTCATCGATAGTGACATTTCCGGACACGCTGAATGTTCTTTCGATCCAGGTGCAATTCCAGTCTGATAATGATTCGAGAACATCGGGAAATGGACAATTTGATCTCACGCTTTCCGATGAGCGGATCATCGATGCGCCGCCGCATGACTCGGCATACTTTGCGAACCATGGTCTTTTTGCGCAGAACTATTTTGCCAAAGCATCCAATGGAAAACAGCATGTGCGTATAACGGTGCTCTCCAAAGTGATCACTTTAAAAAAAGTGATGAAAGATTACGCCCCGGTGAGTGGAAATCTTCCTCTGGCGAATTTGATTGATGAAGCGTGGAAAGGGGCAGATTCATTATACCCCGGATTCCCATTCCAACAGTATGAGCTTTTTACCATCTTTCATGCAGGCGTTGGCAAGGATATTGATCTTCGTGCAGCTCTCGGTTATGATCCTACACCGCTCGATCTTCCTTCGCTCTATTTTAATTTAAATTCGCTCAAATCCCTTTTTGGAAATTCGTATCAAGGTGTTATCCTAAACAATTCATCCTTTAAAATTCCTAACAGCATCATTCTTCCCGAAACAGAAGTACGTCGTATTCCATCCGTTGGCAGTGAATTTGTTTTGAAATTAGGAATCAACGGATTATTTGTTGCCAGTATCGGAAGTCATTTAGGATTACCGGATCTTTTCGACACAAAGAGCGGAAAATCGGGTATCGGACGATTTGGTTTGATGGATGGACAATCGATTTTTAGTTTTTCGGGCATTGCTCCTCCAGAACCGAGTGCTTGGGAAAAATCCTATCTTGGCTGGACAACACCAATTGAAGTATTAGGAAATAAGAGTCTCAATGTTCCTGCAGTTGGATTGTATTCCTTCGGGAATGATACAATCTACAAGATCCCGATCAGTGCGAAGGAATATTATCTTGTTGAGAACAGACAGAGGGATGCAAAGAATGATGGGCAGACTCTTACGATGCAGTGGAAGGGACAAACAATTCTCAAGACCTTTACGAAGGATGAAATTTTCTTTTCCAATTCAAATATCGATTCTGCGTATGGTGTTGTTATAGATGTTGATGAATTGGATTGGAGTGCGCCGGGTTTGATCAACGCCAATAATAGTTATAAAGGGGGCATTCTCGTTTGGCATATCGATGAAACGATTATCGAGAAGAATCTTATACCAAATAGTATCAACGCCGATCCGGCAAAACGAGGCATCGATCTGGAAGAAGCGGATGGTTCACAGGATATTGGTCAAACGTACGATTTTGGCGATCCGGCATCCGGCAGCGAAGATGGCTCACCAATCGATTATTGGTTTAGCGGAAATATTTTTCCGAACTATAAAAATGAATTTTCAGAGAATACAAATCCCAATTCTCTCAGCAACACGTTTGCAAAATCGCATGTGACGTTGAAGAATTTTTCTGCCCAAGCATCTCGGATGACTTTTGAGGCGAACGTGGGGAGTGCTGATGTTAAATTGGTCAAAGTGATTCAACGGAATAATCTTAAATTGAATAATAATGATGCTCCAACTGCTGCAGATCTTAATGGTGATGGAAAACAAGAACTTATCTACTCCAGTGGAGATTCTCTCTATGTGCTGAACGCTGATCTGACACCATATTTGAGCAATTCCACTGGATTATTTTCAACGTTCGGAGGTCGTTTCCAACCGACGTTTACAAAACGTTTTGCAGCCACAGGCGCAAAATCGGATTCTGTGTTGGTTGGAATTAAGGATAGTGTCATTATTATTTTTTCGGAAAAAGATCAGGACAATAATGGTCTTGCAGACATCCGAAAAACGATCTCCGTCGGTAACATGATAACCAGTCCATTATTTACTCCTGATAACAATGGATCAGCGCTGACACAAAGCGCGTTTGTTGGCGATGAGAAAGGAAATGTTGTTTCGATTAGTCAAACAAATGATTCAACATACTCTGTTCAAAAAATAAATTACGGAACCCAACCGGTACGATTCTTAGGAGTTGATTATTTCAGCAATTATTTTGCTGTAACAGGCGATAAAGTAATATCGAATAATAGTAAAACATGGGATTTTTCATATACAAAAATATTATCGATGGGGACATGGTATGAAACGTCGAATGATCAATCTCTCGACGGATTTTATGCTGCCGTCGTAACTGAAAATAATAACGTTTCAATACTATCGTACAAATCAGGTGCAATAAAAACATTCAAATCACCTGATAAAGTCACTGGATCGTATGCAATCGCAGACATTGACGGTGATAATAGTGTTGATGTTCTTATCGGAACAGATAAAGGTCTTTCGGCATACAGCAGAACGGGAATATTGATTGAATATTTTCCTATTGCTGCACTTGATAAGAGTTCAATTTTCGGATCACCAACTGTTCTGAATCTAGAGTTCCCCAAGAGAAGAATAATTCTGTTTTCAAGTTCGAACGGACAGATATATGCATATCAATATCCGAATAAAGTAGTGAAAGGTTTTCCAATACAGACCGGCGGATCAGTTTCTTCGCCATTTTTTTATCACACCACACAAAATCAATCTACAACAATCACAAGAATCGCGGCTGCATCAACGGATACTTCATTATCACTGTTTGAACTTTCTGTTGATCTAAACGAAGCATATCCGGTTTGGAGTGGACCATACGGAAATGTTTTTCATACCAATTATCTCAGTACAGATGTCTCTGAAGTAAAGAAATCTGCGGAACTTCTTCCAAAAAAATTCGCCTATAATTGGCCGAATCCTGTTTATTCCGGTTCGACGAATATCCGATATTATCTTGGAAAATCTGCCACAGTGAAAATTACGATCGTGAATCTGGCCGGTGAACTTGTTCAGGAATTGCAGGGAACGAATTATGTTGGATTAGACAATGAAGTCCCGTGGAATATTTCCAGCGTGCAGAGCGGTATCTATTTTGCTCAAATCACTGCCACCGGAAGCGGGGAAGAGGCGAGTCAGATCGTAAAAATTGCGGTGGTGAAATGA